In Carya illinoinensis cultivar Pawnee chromosome 10, C.illinoinensisPawnee_v1, whole genome shotgun sequence, one DNA window encodes the following:
- the LOC122278632 gene encoding uncharacterized protein LOC122278632: MTYHSDHFFDIWSSLVEVLNTSELGIVASISKEIWNRRNEIVHGKELRHPTKIYNQALEEFTLYTDSLQASGKGRDNPRVESHKWKKPVENHYKVNWDAAVRSVEGRIGIGVIVRDHTG; the protein is encoded by the coding sequence ATGACTTACCATAGTGATCACTTCTTTGATATATGGTCTAGTCTAGTGGAGGTGTTGAACACCAGTGAACTTGGGATAGTGGCAAGCATCTCAAAGGAAATATGGAATAGGAGGAACGAGATTGTTCATGGCAAGGAACTTAGGCATCCCACCAAGATATACAACCAGGCACTAGAAGAGTTTACTTTATACACAGACAGCTTGCAAGCCTCAGGAAAGGGAAGAGACAACCCTCGAGTAGAGTCACACAAGTGGAAAAAGCCAGTTGAGAACCACTACAAGGTCAATTGGGATGCGGCAGTAAGATCAGTCGAAGGCAGAATTGGCATAGGTGTCATAGTCAGAGATCACACCGGCTAG
- the LOC122278631 gene encoding uncharacterized protein LOC122278631, protein MGEYCIVGQAMVEKMVNNKAFRTTMSQIWRLQGWVKFKEIGDQSFLIEFQELADKEKVLSGRPWFFDRCLLSLQEIDAKVSINSMQFRFEPFWVQLHNLPLAMMTEEVGIQFAESIGHVIHVDAEVDGHAWGRCLRNFCFHCGILYHKGRNCNSIRHEQQKEDQAPQQFGHWLRAQPMHTDIFSVRKYGGSKGGATGGARGGAYDGNSNRGEHVPEKGQCDREEPIPSNHVVEQEVSAKLKETFPAGNLKRVVQKAKGQKADEEVPTSEMTTGTHLETSTKFHLDRPLPSVHEALRLDTDNETPLPRTFTIMEIDQVKQSLVQLNTHPKLDKQDGTNEGKNTGEGLTRRKVVSSEVMKIPATQIEGPITRKWKRLARGEESHGCLLEEVPLNDITDICQRSGYRRGCKRGSEENKQDTKRIKRVGTMKTRTKWQRLGASPSNINEHYSVELPRAWEPSAMDSVGLSGGIALLWKEEWEVTIINYTRWHISALVKEEVNGQTWQFTGFYGHPKTAKRKGSWQLLEMLKPPTPMAWFCAGEFNEILHQKEKQGATSRPYKQIEDFGRVVEFCGLQDLYSLGQNFTWSNNRRGREFTKERIDRAMVNKEWNELFNSGTCTVLAAVRSDHSPLCINKHKEGNGKRKRRACFRYEAAWDLKEECKEIVEKAWKADRMSGGGGNSVRLKLELCQRGLVQWNQKEKVQTQKDINQKLEKISHL, encoded by the exons ATGGGGGAATACTGCATAGTGGGACAGGCTATGGTGGAAAAGATGGTAAACAACAAAGCTTTTAGAACCACGATGTCACAAATTTGGAGGTTGCAAGGATGGGTGAAGTTCAAAGAGATAGGTGACCAGAGCTTCTTAATAGAATTTCAAGAACTGGCAGATAAGGAGAAGGTCTTGAGTGGTAGGCCATGGTTCTTCGACAGGTGCCTATTATCTCTGCAAGAAATTGACGCTAAGGTTTCCATTAATAGCATGCAGTTTCGTTTTGAACCTTTCTGGGTTCAACTGCACAACCTTCCACTAGCCATGATGACCGAGGAGGTCGGCATACAATTTGCAGAATCCATAGGACATGTTATCCATGTAGATGCAGAGGTTGATGGACATGCATGGGGTCGTTGTTTGAGG AATTTTTGTTTCCACTGCGGTATCCTATACCACAAAGGTAGAAACTGTAACAGTATACGCCATGAACAACAAAAGGAAGATCAAGCCCCCCAACAGTTTGGTCACTGGTTAAGAGCTCAACCCATGCATACAGATATCTTTAGTGTCCGTAAGTATGGTGGGTCAAAGGGTGGAGCAACTGGTGGAGCAAGAGGAGGAGCATACGATGGCAACAGCAATCGAGGAGAGCATGTGCCGGAGAAAGGACAATGTGACAGAGAAGAGCCCATACCAAGCAACCATGTTGTGGAACAGGAGGTGTCAGCGAAATTGAAGGAAACCTTTCCAGCAGGAAACTTGAAAAGGGTTGTCCAAAAAGCAAAAGGTCAAAAGGCAGATGAGGAAGTCCCAACCTCTGAAATGACGACAGGTACACATCTAGAAACTAGTACCAAATTTCATTTAGATAGGCCACTCCCAAGTGTGCACGAGGCCCTTAGACTGGACACTGACAATGAGACCCCACTACCTCGGACCTTTACTATAATGGAAATAGATCAAGTCAAACAAAGTCTAGTTCAGTTAAATACACATCCGAAACTAGATAAACAAGATGGAACCAATGAGGGAAAGAACACAGGTGAAGGTTTGACTAGGAGGAAGGTTGTTAGCTCAGAGGTCATGAAAATACCTGCTACACAGATTGAGGGTCCCATTACCAGAAAATGGAAAAGGCTTGCCCGAGGAGAGGAATCTCATGGATGTTTATTAGAGGAAGTTCCTTTGAATGACATAACCGATATTTGCCAAAGGTCAGGATATAGGAGGGGATGTAAAAGAGGGAGTGAAGAGAATAAACAAGATACTAAGAGAATCAAGAGGGTAGGGACCATGAAAACAAGAACCAAGTGGCAGAGGCTGGGAGCCAGCCCTTCCAATATCAATGAGCATTATAGtgtggaactgccgagggcttgggaaccctcggccA TGGATAGTGTGGGACTTAGTGGTGGGATTGCTCTACTGTGGAAAGAGGAGTGGGAAGTTACAATCATTAACTACACCCGTTGGCATATCAGTGCACTAGTTAAGGAAGAAGTTAATGGACAAACATGGCAATTCACAGGATTTTATGGACATCCAAAAAcagcaaaaagaaaagggagTTGGCAATTACTTGAAATGTTAAAACCCCCCACACCTATGGCCTGGTTTTGTGCAGGAGAGTTCAATGAAATCCTACACCAGAAGGAGAAACAAGGGGCTACAAGTAGGCCTTATAAACAGATTGAGGATTTCGGGAGGGTAGTCGAGTTCTGTGGACTCCAAGACCTCTACTCACTGGGACAAAACTTTACTTGGTCCAATAACAGAAGAGGAAGGGAatttacaaaagaaagaattgatAGGGCAATGGTAAACAAGGAATGGAATGAATTGTTTAACTCTGGCACCTGTACTGTTCTAGCAGCAGTAAGGTCTGATCATTCCCCTCTATGCATCAACAAACATAAGGAAGGCAATGGAAAAAGGAAGAGGAGAGCGTGCTTTAGATATGAGGCAGCTTGGGACCTAAAAGAGGAGTGTAAGGAAATAGTAGAAAAGGCTTGGAAGGCAGATAGAATGAGTGGAGGAGGTGGCAACTCAGTACGACTAAAACTTGAACTATGCCAGAGGGGCTTAGTGCAGTGGAACCAGAAGGAAAAAGTGCAGACTCAAAAGGATATTAATCAGAAACTGGaaaagattagtcatctctaa